From a region of the Tateyamaria omphalii genome:
- a CDS encoding alpha/beta fold hydrolase — protein sequence MRLWREAAADDAPSPPDQRNWPRAQAQGNTGAAHTRDTITATTGSRTKTIPARGALDVLRAQRIGFCDAADGVKIAYATSGTGAPILKTANWLTHLEFDWTSPIWGRRFSELARDRTLIRYDERGCGLSDCDVRDLSFDAFVEDLEAVVNKLDIERVPLPGISQGAAVAVEYAARHPERVSGLILISGYAAGWRHMASPEEHARREAVRDLTKVGWGTDNSAYRHIFPKTFMPDAGIEDLAWFDELQRLTTSPDNAARVISG from the coding sequence ATGCGGCTCTGGCGCGAGGCCGCCGCAGACGACGCGCCATCGCCCCCGGACCAGCGCAACTGGCCCCGTGCGCAGGCGCAAGGCAACACAGGCGCCGCGCACACCCGCGACACGATCACGGCCACAACCGGATCCCGGACCAAGACGATACCGGCGCGCGGCGCGCTCGATGTCCTGCGCGCGCAGCGCATCGGGTTCTGCGATGCGGCAGACGGTGTGAAAATCGCCTACGCCACATCGGGCACCGGGGCACCCATCCTCAAGACAGCCAATTGGCTCACCCATCTCGAATTCGACTGGACCAGCCCGATCTGGGGCAGGCGCTTTTCGGAACTCGCGCGGGACAGAACCCTGATCCGCTACGATGAACGCGGGTGCGGCCTGTCGGACTGCGATGTCAGGGATCTGAGCTTCGATGCCTTCGTCGAAGACCTCGAAGCGGTGGTCAACAAACTGGACATTGAACGCGTTCCGCTGCCGGGCATTTCCCAGGGCGCCGCTGTCGCGGTCGAATACGCGGCACGCCATCCCGAACGTGTATCGGGCCTGATCCTGATCAGCGGATACGCCGCCGGATGGCGCCACATGGCAAGCCCGGAGGAACACGCCAGACGCGAAGCGGTGCGCGACCTGACCAAAGTGGGCTGGGGCACGGACAACTCCGCCTACCGGCACATATTCCCAAAAACCTTCATGCCCGACGCCGGGATCGAGGATCTGGCCTGGTTCGATGAACTCCAGCGCCTGACCACAT
- a CDS encoding DMT family transporter: MDRPTRRTEGSEVADGNTDNDTTSTRLVGIAWIILGVVVFTFFFASAKFVGTTDITLDIVFYRYVGGFMSICCVLALRRITPLQTTLRNVGLNLVRSTCGATGGSMMIAATAVLPVATATAIGLLDGVLIFLLGALLLKETPSRTTWSGLVLCLSGALCVVVIGQEGTFATASTQGLLLAVGGACFIAFEGVFIKVTGTRDRPIIALFYVNLFGCLLVFLALAIFGQLGALTDNILFIAWGPLAVFGQFCFFIGYRLAPLVIAGPVGYTWIIFSMLVGYLFFGEAVTMIAALGALLILLGGYLLSKGPA; this comes from the coding sequence ATGGATCGCCCGACGCGGCGCACCGAAGGGTCTGAGGTGGCAGACGGCAATACGGACAACGACACGACATCGACGCGACTTGTCGGCATCGCCTGGATCATTCTGGGTGTTGTGGTTTTCACATTCTTCTTCGCGTCGGCGAAGTTTGTCGGAACCACGGACATCACGCTCGACATCGTGTTCTATCGCTACGTCGGCGGGTTCATGTCAATCTGTTGCGTCCTCGCACTCAGGCGCATCACGCCGCTCCAAACAACGCTGCGGAATGTCGGACTGAACCTTGTTCGGTCCACCTGCGGTGCCACGGGTGGGTCCATGATGATCGCCGCAACGGCGGTCTTGCCCGTCGCAACGGCAACCGCCATCGGTTTGCTCGACGGTGTATTGATCTTTCTGCTCGGTGCCCTGCTTCTGAAAGAGACGCCAAGCCGCACGACGTGGTCCGGTCTTGTCCTATGCCTTTCGGGTGCGCTGTGCGTCGTCGTCATCGGACAGGAGGGAACGTTCGCGACCGCCTCCACGCAGGGGCTGCTTCTGGCCGTCGGCGGCGCATGTTTCATCGCGTTCGAGGGGGTGTTCATCAAGGTGACCGGCACACGGGACCGACCGATCATTGCCCTCTTTTACGTGAATCTCTTCGGTTGCTTGCTGGTGTTTCTGGCGCTTGCGATCTTCGGTCAGCTTGGTGCCTTGACGGACAACATCCTGTTCATCGCCTGGGGACCGCTCGCCGTTTTCGGCCAGTTCTGTTTCTTCATCGGGTATCGCCTGGCTCCGTTGGTGATTGCCGGTCCGGTCGGGTACACGTGGATCATATTCTCGATGCTGGTCGGCTATCTCTTTTTCGGCGAAGCAGTCACGATGATAGCGGCGCTTGGGGCGCTGTTGATCTTGCTTGGCGGCTATCTGCTGTCCAAAGGCCCTGCATAG
- a CDS encoding Gfo/Idh/MocA family protein has protein sequence MTKLQWGMIGGGEGSQIGPAHRLGAGLDGLFDFTAGALDHRPDAGRDYGQRLGLGDRAYGSWQDMLQAEAKRADKVDLVTVATPNATHFEITKAFLEGGFHVLCEKPMTMTVEEGQEIVEIAQKTGNICAVNYGYTGYSLVRHMRAMVARGDIGKVRLVVAEFAHGHHADATDADNPRVRWRYDPAQAGVSAQFADCGIHALHMASFVTGQEVEKLSADTVSCIDVRTLEDDAMVNFRMDGGAVGRLWTSSVAIGRQHGLTLQVFGETGGLRWSQEQPNQLHYMPLNERLQIIERGEANLSPEADRTTRVTIGHAEGMPLAFANIYTDLAEAIRARKEGRLMDPAANLYPRAEDGLRSMAAVFAVADSGKQDGKWLDARPPMFR, from the coding sequence ATGACAAAACTCCAATGGGGCATGATCGGCGGCGGCGAAGGATCCCAAATCGGCCCCGCCCACCGCCTGGGCGCCGGGCTCGACGGGCTCTTTGACTTCACCGCAGGCGCGCTCGACCACCGCCCCGACGCGGGCCGCGACTATGGCCAGCGCCTCGGGCTTGGCGACCGCGCTTACGGGTCGTGGCAGGACATGCTGCAGGCCGAGGCCAAGCGCGCCGACAAGGTCGACCTCGTCACCGTCGCCACCCCCAACGCCACACATTTTGAGATCACCAAAGCCTTCCTCGAAGGGGGCTTTCACGTGCTCTGCGAAAAACCCATGACCATGACAGTCGAGGAAGGGCAGGAAATCGTCGAGATCGCCCAGAAGACGGGCAACATCTGCGCCGTGAACTACGGCTACACCGGCTATTCGCTGGTGCGGCACATGCGGGCCATGGTGGCACGCGGCGACATCGGCAAGGTGCGGCTGGTGGTGGCGGAATTTGCCCACGGCCACCACGCGGATGCGACGGATGCCGACAACCCCCGCGTCCGCTGGCGCTACGACCCGGCGCAGGCGGGCGTGTCCGCGCAATTTGCCGATTGCGGCATCCACGCGCTGCACATGGCGTCCTTCGTGACGGGCCAAGAGGTCGAAAAACTCAGCGCCGACACCGTCTCCTGCATCGACGTGCGCACGCTCGAGGATGACGCCATGGTCAACTTCCGCATGGATGGCGGCGCGGTCGGGCGGCTCTGGACCTCGTCCGTCGCCATCGGGCGGCAACACGGGCTCACCCTCCAGGTCTTTGGCGAAACCGGCGGCCTGCGCTGGTCACAGGAACAGCCCAACCAACTGCACTACATGCCCCTGAACGAACGGCTGCAAATCATCGAACGGGGCGAGGCGAACCTCTCGCCCGAGGCCGACCGCACCACCCGCGTCACCATCGGCCATGCCGAAGGGATGCCGCTGGCCTTCGCCAACATCTACACCGACCTCGCCGAAGCGATCCGGGCGCGCAAGGAAGGGCGGCTGATGGACCCGGCGGCGAACCTGTATCCACGGGCCGAAGATGGATTGCGGTCGATGGCCGCCGTGTTTGCAGTGGCAGACAGCGGCAAACAGGACGGCAAATGGCTGGATGCACGACCACCGATGTTCCGGTAG
- a CDS encoding Gfo/Idh/MocA family protein — protein sequence MAEIGIGIVGGGYMGKAHAVAFGAVAAVFDTALRPRLEMVCATSQASAERYRATYGFARATDDWRVLVDDPRVEAIVIASPQDTHRDIALAAFAAGKPVLCEKPLAETPDHAREMVAAAKAAGVANMVGFNYAKTPATQYARKLVADGRIGQVTSFRGEMTEDFFADPNDPGTWRAQGDANGCMGDLAPHPINCAQALMGPIEALFARVETVHPMRGGVEVTNDDQAYLTLRFASGINGSLFISRVATGRKMGYAYDIYGTGGAIRFDGEDQNTLWLYTAEGPEAERGFRKILTGPAHPDYLPFCQGPGHGTGYQDQIIIEAKDFLTAIHTGDPVWPTFEEGLRVNQVVAAALASSRSETWVNIADF from the coding sequence ATGGCCGAAATCGGCATAGGCATCGTCGGCGGCGGCTATATGGGCAAGGCCCATGCGGTTGCGTTTGGCGCCGTGGCCGCCGTGTTCGACACGGCCCTGCGCCCGCGGCTCGAAATGGTCTGCGCGACCTCTCAGGCGTCGGCAGAACGCTACCGCGCCACCTATGGTTTTGCCCGTGCCACAGACGATTGGCGCGTGCTGGTTGACGATCCAAGGGTCGAGGCCATCGTCATCGCCTCCCCCCAGGACACCCACCGCGATATCGCACTTGCGGCCTTTGCTGCAGGCAAGCCCGTGCTGTGCGAAAAGCCCCTTGCCGAAACCCCCGACCACGCACGCGAGATGGTGGCGGCAGCCAAGGCGGCAGGCGTGGCCAATATGGTCGGCTTTAACTACGCCAAGACCCCCGCCACCCAATACGCCCGCAAGCTGGTGGCCGACGGCCGCATCGGGCAGGTCACATCGTTCCGGGGCGAGATGACCGAGGATTTCTTCGCCGACCCAAACGACCCCGGCACATGGCGCGCCCAGGGCGACGCCAACGGCTGCATGGGCGATCTCGCCCCCCACCCAATCAACTGCGCGCAAGCCCTCATGGGCCCGATCGAGGCACTCTTTGCCCGTGTCGAAACCGTCCACCCTATGCGCGGCGGGGTCGAAGTCACCAACGACGACCAGGCCTACCTCACGCTGCGCTTCGCCTCCGGCATCAACGGCAGCCTCTTCATCAGCCGCGTCGCGACAGGGCGCAAGATGGGCTATGCCTATGACATCTATGGAACCGGGGGCGCGATCCGCTTCGACGGCGAGGACCAGAATACCCTCTGGCTCTACACCGCCGAGGGGCCCGAGGCCGAACGCGGCTTTCGCAAGATCCTGACCGGTCCGGCCCACCCCGACTACCTGCCCTTCTGCCAGGGGCCGGGCCACGGCACCGGCTACCAGGACCAGATCATCATCGAGGCAAAGGACTTTCTGACCGCCATCCACACAGGCGATCCGGTGTGGCCGACGTTCGAGGAAGGCTTGCGCGTCAACCAAGTTGTGGCTGCGGCCCTCGCATCGTCTCGGTCCGAGACATGGGTCAACATCGCAGATTTCTAA
- the iolD gene encoding 3D-(3,5/4)-trihydroxycyclohexane-1,2-dione acylhydrolase (decyclizing), translating into MAGSDTVRLTTAQAIIRYLAAQYIEIDGQEWRLCGGGFGIFGHGNVTCLGEALYDHRDALPLYRGQNEQSMGFAAAAYAKTWLRQRFMFCTASAGPGTANLLTASALAHANRLPMLMLCGDTFITRLPDPVLQQLEHFGDPTFGVNDAFKPVTRYWDRITHPAQIIQSLPNAIATMLDPADCGPAFLGLPQDVQGWAYDYPLEMFEKKLHRIRRQFPDAAEVADAAAALKGAKRPMIIAGGGVQYSGAVAELTGFAEATGIPVVETIAGRANMIDTHPLNCGPMGVTGSDSANAIAEQADVILSVGCRLQDFTTGSWTAFAQDAQIIGLNAGRHDAGKHRSLPVVGDAKLGLEALDAAMTGYTAPSGWTDFAKGARAKWTAYVAENVAHGNRPNSYAQAIGVVNATCDPRDRVVAAAGGLPAEVTANWRTLDIGTVDVEFGFSCMGYEIAGAWGARIAQAEREPDQDVITFCGDGSYLLMNSDIYSSVLSRKKMIVLVLDNGGFAVINKLQNNTGNESFNNLLSDAPTIPEAFAVDFEAHAASMGAAAETVENPAALAEAFARAKASDKTYVICMKVDAFEGWTEGGHAWWEVGTPHVTENAKVAEAHADWEASRPKQRKGV; encoded by the coding sequence ATGGCGGGCAGCGACACCGTGCGTCTGACGACGGCGCAGGCGATCATCCGCTATCTGGCGGCACAGTATATCGAGATTGACGGACAGGAATGGCGCCTGTGCGGCGGTGGTTTCGGCATCTTTGGCCATGGCAATGTGACCTGTCTGGGCGAGGCGCTGTATGATCATCGCGACGCGCTGCCGCTGTACCGAGGCCAGAACGAGCAGAGCATGGGGTTTGCCGCCGCCGCCTATGCCAAGACGTGGCTGCGCCAGCGGTTCATGTTCTGCACGGCGAGTGCGGGGCCGGGGACGGCGAACCTGCTGACGGCCTCGGCGCTGGCCCATGCAAACCGATTGCCGATGCTGATGCTGTGCGGCGATACGTTCATCACTCGCCTGCCGGACCCTGTGCTGCAACAGCTTGAGCATTTTGGCGATCCGACTTTCGGCGTGAATGACGCGTTCAAACCGGTGACGCGGTATTGGGACCGGATCACGCATCCCGCGCAGATCATCCAGTCCCTGCCCAACGCCATTGCGACGATGCTGGACCCTGCGGATTGCGGGCCTGCGTTTCTGGGTTTGCCGCAGGATGTGCAGGGCTGGGCCTACGACTATCCGCTTGAGATGTTTGAGAAAAAGCTGCACCGCATTCGGCGTCAGTTCCCGGATGCGGCTGAGGTTGCGGACGCTGCTGCCGCTTTGAAGGGGGCCAAGCGGCCCATGATCATCGCGGGCGGCGGGGTGCAATATTCCGGCGCGGTCGCGGAGTTGACCGGTTTTGCAGAGGCGACGGGCATCCCGGTGGTCGAGACCATCGCGGGCAGGGCTAATATGATCGACACCCATCCGCTGAATTGCGGACCCATGGGCGTGACCGGATCGGACAGTGCAAATGCGATTGCCGAACAGGCGGACGTGATCCTGTCCGTCGGGTGCCGGTTGCAGGATTTCACGACCGGGTCGTGGACGGCCTTTGCCCAGGACGCGCAGATCATCGGGTTGAACGCCGGGCGGCATGATGCGGGCAAGCATCGGTCGTTGCCCGTTGTGGGTGATGCGAAGCTGGGGCTGGAGGCGCTGGATGCCGCCATGACGGGGTATACGGCACCGTCCGGGTGGACGGATTTTGCCAAGGGCGCGCGGGCCAAGTGGACGGCTTATGTGGCGGAGAATGTGGCGCATGGGAACCGGCCCAATTCCTATGCGCAGGCCATCGGTGTCGTGAATGCCACCTGTGATCCCCGCGACCGGGTTGTGGCGGCGGCGGGCGGTTTGCCTGCCGAGGTGACGGCCAACTGGCGCACGCTGGATATCGGGACGGTCGATGTGGAGTTCGGCTTTTCCTGCATGGGCTATGAGATTGCGGGCGCCTGGGGTGCGCGGATCGCGCAGGCCGAGCGTGAGCCGGATCAGGATGTGATCACCTTCTGCGGAGATGGATCGTATCTGTTGATGAACTCGGATATCTATTCGTCTGTTCTGTCACGGAAAAAGATGATTGTGCTGGTGTTGGACAATGGCGGTTTTGCCGTCATCAACAAGTTGCAGAACAACACCGGCAACGAAAGCTTCAACAACCTGCTGAGTGACGCGCCGACGATCCCGGAGGCATTCGCCGTCGATTTTGAGGCGCATGCGGCCAGCATGGGTGCTGCGGCGGAGACGGTGGAGAACCCTGCCGCATTGGCGGAGGCGTTTGCGCGCGCGAAGGCGAGCGACAAGACATACGTGATCTGCATGAAGGTCGACGCGTTCGAGGGCTGGACCGAGGGCGGACATGCCTGGTGGGAGGTCGGCACGCCGCATGTGACGGAAAATGCCAAGGTGGCCGAGGCCCATGCGGATTGGGAAGCGTCCCGCCCGAAACAGCGGAAGGGCGTCTGA
- a CDS encoding phytanoyl-CoA dioxygenase family protein, with product MRTFTADTANPAAICDEMLNGPGAVRITGLFSDAQIADARARIMAHSDGEGEKVTHFQGAAVEDGRANLQRRVWNLLAKGAVFSDMATHPVIMAVLRRWLGSEFIMGSIAANRLLPGGPGQEPHIDFPYWDFHAPETHPMGLNASFPMNAQVTVALDPFTEESGATAFLPGSQKDMRYPTAEDHDHFYANCARMTGAPGDTVIFFGAAWHCAMPNGADHDRNAVLINYIPKFVKPLEDMPGALPQAFLDAASPEMRQLLGFDYKYPEILDQADAVNAEGIT from the coding sequence ATGCGGACCTTTACCGCCGACACAGCCAATCCCGCCGCCATCTGCGACGAGATGCTGAACGGCCCCGGTGCGGTGCGCATCACCGGCCTGTTTTCGGATGCCCAGATCGCTGATGCCCGCGCCCGCATCATGGCGCATTCGGATGGCGAGGGCGAAAAGGTCACGCATTTTCAGGGCGCTGCGGTCGAGGACGGTCGGGCGAACCTGCAGCGCCGGGTGTGGAACCTGCTGGCCAAGGGCGCGGTGTTTTCGGACATGGCAACGCATCCCGTCATCATGGCGGTGCTGCGTCGGTGGCTCGGGTCCGAATTCATCATGGGCTCCATCGCCGCGAACCGTCTGCTGCCCGGCGGGCCGGGACAGGAGCCGCATATCGACTTCCCGTACTGGGATTTTCATGCGCCCGAGACGCATCCCATGGGCTTGAATGCGTCTTTTCCGATGAACGCGCAGGTGACCGTAGCACTGGATCCGTTTACCGAAGAAAGCGGGGCGACCGCGTTCTTGCCGGGTTCGCAAAAGGACATGCGATATCCGACGGCAGAGGATCACGATCATTTCTATGCCAACTGTGCCCGGATGACGGGTGCGCCGGGGGATACGGTGATTTTCTTTGGTGCGGCGTGGCATTGTGCGATGCCGAATGGCGCGGATCACGACCGCAACGCGGTGCTGATCAACTACATCCCGAAATTTGTGAAGCCGCTGGAGGACATGCCCGGTGCGCTGCCGCAGGCGTTTCTGGACGCGGCGAGCCCGGAGATGCGCCAGCTTTTGGGCTTTGACTACAAGTATCCGGAGATCCTGGATCAGGCAGACGCCGTGAATGCCGAGGGCATCACGTGA
- the iolC gene encoding 5-dehydro-2-deoxygluconokinase — protein MSALLDGIRANDFVIVGRAGIDFFTDVGVRAEDAERLTVDLGGSAANIGAGICKLGGRAALVTSVSDDSVGSYCINRLQHYGVDTTHVNKVGGEHRNSLAFYESVLEGHRNVIYRNGAADFQMSVADVEAVDYAKYGALITAGTVFAAEPSRSATFRAFDLAKAAGLPIIFDVDYRPYSWPSPEVAADVLSRAAEASDMIVGNDEEFGFMAGDMDKGQAKARALSEAAAEIVIYKMGEKGAVTYAGGKEIATGIYPVTAVKPNGAGDAFMAGLMTGLADGRDLKTAILRGSACASITVSQPGCAPAMPTPDLLDDFLTTHPGPTTP, from the coding sequence GTGAGCGCGCTTTTGGACGGGATCAGGGCCAATGACTTTGTCATCGTGGGCCGGGCGGGGATTGATTTCTTTACCGATGTGGGCGTGCGGGCCGAGGATGCGGAGCGGCTGACGGTGGACCTTGGCGGATCAGCGGCCAATATCGGGGCAGGCATCTGCAAACTGGGTGGCAGGGCCGCACTTGTCACCTCTGTCAGCGACGACTCGGTCGGCAGCTACTGCATCAACCGCCTTCAGCACTACGGCGTAGACACCACTCACGTGAACAAGGTTGGCGGCGAACACCGCAACTCGCTGGCCTTCTACGAAAGTGTGCTCGAAGGGCACCGGAACGTCATCTACCGCAACGGGGCGGCTGATTTTCAGATGAGCGTCGCGGATGTGGAGGCGGTGGATTACGCCAAGTATGGCGCTCTGATCACCGCGGGTACGGTCTTTGCTGCCGAGCCGTCGCGCAGTGCCACGTTCCGGGCGTTTGACTTGGCCAAAGCCGCCGGTTTGCCCATCATCTTTGACGTCGATTACCGCCCCTATTCCTGGCCGTCGCCAGAGGTGGCCGCCGATGTGCTGAGCCGCGCGGCGGAGGCATCCGACATGATCGTCGGCAATGACGAAGAGTTCGGATTTATGGCCGGGGACATGGACAAGGGGCAGGCCAAGGCCCGTGCGTTGTCCGAGGCCGCCGCCGAAATTGTCATCTACAAGATGGGTGAGAAGGGCGCTGTGACCTATGCCGGTGGCAAGGAGATTGCGACCGGCATTTACCCTGTCACCGCCGTGAAACCCAACGGGGCCGGGGACGCGTTCATGGCGGGGCTGATGACCGGGCTGGCCGACGGGCGTGACCTGAAAACGGCGATCCTGCGCGGGTCGGCCTGCGCGTCCATCACCGTCTCGCAACCGGGCTGCGCGCCTGCGATGCCAACCCCCGACCTGCTGGATGATTTCCTGACCACCCATCCCGGTCCGACAACCCCATAA
- a CDS encoding 5-deoxy-glucuronate isomerase, with protein sequence MHIAPYDNQNKPIVDVEDATVPLNYFNIVKLKKGEAFEYAVPGYETCIVPATGTVDVDVEGFKADGLGGRGVDVWDGEPEGVYVPTAAKAEMVCVSDEAEVFVAGARHDKVLEAFAVRNDELDLVQYGSDDTKTHRKIKHILGTKYHDKVGRLLVSELFTVGQGGWSGFPSHKHDTDRSEAGEVIETRHDETYNFRFRPKHGSGVQMLQRAEGQAGDAYHIVDGSTICLDNGYHPCAVLPGYEMYYFTILGGLSQRSLVQYFQPTHAYQIETIPGIKDMIAKFK encoded by the coding sequence ATGCACATCGCGCCTTACGACAACCAGAACAAGCCGATCGTGGATGTGGAGGATGCCACCGTCCCGCTGAATTACTTCAACATCGTGAAGCTGAAGAAGGGCGAGGCGTTTGAATATGCGGTGCCGGGGTATGAGACCTGCATCGTGCCTGCGACTGGCACCGTCGATGTGGATGTCGAGGGGTTCAAGGCGGACGGCCTTGGCGGGCGCGGTGTGGATGTGTGGGATGGCGAGCCGGAGGGCGTCTATGTGCCTACGGCTGCGAAGGCCGAGATGGTGTGCGTGTCGGATGAGGCCGAGGTGTTCGTGGCGGGTGCGCGCCATGACAAGGTGCTGGAGGCCTTCGCCGTGCGCAATGACGAGCTGGATCTGGTGCAATACGGGTCGGACGACACCAAGACCCATCGCAAGATCAAGCACATCCTGGGCACCAAGTACCACGACAAGGTGGGCCGCCTGCTGGTGTCGGAGCTGTTCACCGTCGGGCAGGGCGGCTGGTCCGGCTTTCCCAGCCACAAGCATGACACCGACCGGTCCGAAGCCGGCGAGGTCATCGAGACGCGGCATGACGAGACCTACAATTTCCGCTTCCGGCCCAAGCATGGCTCGGGCGTGCAGATGTTGCAGCGTGCCGAAGGTCAGGCGGGGGATGCCTATCACATCGTGGATGGGTCGACGATCTGCCTCGACAACGGCTATCATCCCTGCGCGGTGCTGCCGGGATACGAGATGTATTACTTCACCATCCTTGGTGGGCTGAGCCAGCGCAGTCTGGTGCAGTATTTCCAGCCCACCCATGCCTATCAGATCGAGACGATACCGGGCATCAAGGACATGATCGCGAAGTTCAAATGA
- a CDS encoding class II fructose-bisphosphate aldolase produces MTLATLAEVLGPAKAEGHAVAGLVTLGWEDMRAYVAAAEAEGCPVILQAGPSCRTHTPLPVLGKMFRHLAEGASVPVVAHLDHGYTFEECKEALESGFTSLMFDGSRLPLAENIAQTRAIVEMAHGAGISCEGEIGFVGYDNGEESAGTDPKEAAQFAAETGVDAMAISVGNVHLQTDQSGGLDEDRIAAIQAVTDVPLVIHGGSGVPADQRRRLATGTNICKFNIGTELRQAFGHALRDAVNSDPDRFDRVQILKDTHEPLVAATRTVLRTMRVHT; encoded by the coding sequence ATGACCCTTGCGACGCTGGCAGAGGTGCTGGGCCCGGCCAAGGCCGAAGGCCACGCCGTGGCCGGTCTGGTCACGCTGGGCTGGGAAGACATGCGCGCCTATGTGGCGGCGGCTGAGGCCGAGGGCTGTCCCGTGATCCTGCAGGCAGGGCCGTCGTGTCGGACGCACACGCCGCTGCCGGTTTTGGGCAAGATGTTCCGCCATCTGGCGGAAGGGGCAAGCGTGCCGGTCGTGGCGCATCTGGATCACGGCTACACCTTTGAAGAGTGCAAGGAGGCGTTGGAGAGCGGTTTCACTTCGCTCATGTTCGACGGCTCGCGCTTGCCCTTGGCCGAGAACATTGCGCAGACAAGGGCCATTGTTGAGATGGCGCATGGCGCTGGCATCTCCTGCGAGGGCGAGATCGGGTTCGTGGGCTATGACAATGGGGAAGAGTCGGCGGGCACTGATCCTAAAGAAGCGGCGCAGTTTGCTGCCGAGACCGGGGTGGACGCGATGGCGATATCGGTCGGGAATGTGCATTTGCAGACGGACCAGTCAGGGGGCCTTGATGAGGACCGGATCGCGGCTATTCAGGCCGTCACGGACGTGCCGCTGGTCATCCATGGCGGGTCGGGCGTGCCCGCGGACCAGCGGCGCAGGCTGGCGACGGGCACCAACATCTGCAAGTTCAACATCGGGACGGAGCTACGGCAGGCCTTTGGCCATGCGCTGCGTGATGCGGTGAACAGTGACCCGGACCGCTTTGACCGGGTGCAGATTCTGAAGGACACGCATGAGCCGTTGGTTGCGGCGACGCGGACCGTCCTGCGGACAATGAGAGTACATACATGA
- the iolG gene encoding inositol 2-dehydrogenase, translating into MINIALLGCGRIGQVHARSLMGLEGAQVAAVADAMPEAANALAVRTGAKVMEVEDVLASSDIDAVVIGTPTTTHYDLIHGAARAGKAIFCEKPIDLNAGRIRDCLAVVEQHGVPFFIAFNRRFDPNFRALKSQIDAGRIGKVEMVTILSRDPSPPPIGYIKTSGGLFRDMMIHDLDMARFLLGEDPVEVFAHGSCLVDPAIGQAGDVDTAMVSLRTGSGKLCQISNSRRATYGYDQRIEVHGSAGMLRADNVLTSTVEVSDAGGFTRAPTEPFFLERYAAAYTAEMQHFVEVLTAGTPPNPSGIDGLKAQVMADAAQASYEAGAPQALDFS; encoded by the coding sequence ATGATAAATATCGCACTTCTGGGCTGTGGCCGTATCGGGCAGGTCCATGCCCGCAGCCTGATGGGGCTGGAAGGCGCGCAGGTGGCCGCTGTCGCGGACGCCATGCCAGAGGCGGCGAATGCGCTGGCGGTCCGCACAGGGGCAAAGGTGATGGAGGTCGAGGATGTCCTTGCCTCCTCTGACATCGACGCGGTGGTGATCGGGACGCCGACGACCACCCATTATGACCTGATCCATGGCGCGGCGCGCGCGGGCAAGGCGATTTTCTGTGAAAAGCCGATTGATCTGAACGCGGGGCGCATCCGCGATTGTCTGGCCGTTGTCGAGCAGCATGGCGTGCCGTTTTTCATCGCGTTCAACCGGCGGTTCGATCCGAACTTTCGCGCGTTGAAAAGCCAGATTGACGCGGGCCGCATAGGCAAGGTCGAGATGGTGACGATCCTGTCCCGTGACCCGTCGCCGCCGCCGATCGGGTATATCAAGACCTCTGGCGGGCTGTTCCGCGACATGATGATCCACGATCTGGACATGGCGCGGTTTCTGCTGGGCGAGGATCCGGTGGAGGTCTTTGCTCATGGGTCGTGCCTTGTGGACCCTGCGATCGGGCAGGCGGGGGATGTGGACACGGCGATGGTGTCCTTGCGCACGGGGTCGGGCAAGCTGTGCCAGATTTCCAACTCGCGCCGCGCCACATATGGCTATGACCAGAGGATCGAGGTGCATGGGTCAGCCGGGATGTTACGGGCTGACAATGTGCTGACGTCCACCGTCGAAGTGTCGGATGCCGGCGGTTTTACTCGCGCGCCGACTGAACCGTTTTTCCTGGAACGCTATGCGGCCGCCTACACCGCCGAGATGCAGCATTTTGTCGAGGTGTTGACCGCAGGTACGCCGCCGAACCCAAGCGGGATCGACGGCCTGAAGGCGCAGGTGATGGCGGATGCGGCGCAAGCCTCGTACGAGGCGGGGGCGCCGCAGGCCTTGGATTTCAGCTAG